The DNA window GAGCCAGGCCAGCGCGCTGATGCCGAAGATCCGCCACCAGGAGCCCTTCACTAGCCGGGCCGAGCGGCGCAGCGCGGCGACGGGCCGCTGGGACTCGAAGACGACGGCGGCCGGGGCCAGGCTGAACGTCACCCACACCCAGACCGCCACGGGGAAGCACGCCAGCATCAGGACGAAGCCCAACGCGACCCACGCCCCGGGGACGTCGTCCGAGGTGAACGACACGATCAGCAGGACGTAGCTGCCCAGGAAGACGCCCATGACCAACGCCGCGACGAGCCAGGGCAGCAGCATCGCGCCGATCACCGCGGGCACCCGGCCCCAGGAGCGCCGCCACACCGTGCCGAGTGTCGTACGGCGGCCGAGTATCGCGTCCTGGAGCACGGCGGGGCAGGCTGCCATGATCGCCGCGCTGGCGACCACCATGGCCAGGACGGCGACGACGCACACGAGGGCGAACGCGACGATCAGGGGCGCCGCGACGTCGGAGCCGAACGACTCGTCGTACTCGTCGATGTCGACCACCTTGCTCAGGGTGTCGCTCGTCGCGGAGTAGGCGACCAGCACGGCCGCCAGCGTCACCAGGAGCGCTCCGCCGTACATCAGCACGGCTATGCCGAACAGCTGCTTCCAGTAACGGCCCACCGTGCTCATGGAGCCGCCGATGACGTCCCCGAGCGAGAGCGGCGCCAGCGGGATCACCCCGGGCTTGGGCGGGGGAGGGGGCGGCATCCAGCCGCCGCCCCAGCCGGGTGGCGGGGGGTAAGGGGGTCCTGCGTGGGGTCCGCCGCCGTGGGGGCCGTTCCAGCCCGAATCGTGCGCCACTCTCACTCCGTTGCGTTCCAGGCCCTGACCGGGCGCTACACCGTATCCGGTGGCTGTCGCCCGGTGGAACGGAGTTGTTGCGCCCGTCGATGCGTACAGCCGTACACACGTATGTGTACAGTCGTACGCATGCCCACGCCCTACGTCTTGCTGGCCGCCGCCATCGCGGCGGAGGTGGCCGGTACGACGGCCATGAAGTACAGCGACGGATTCACCAGACTGTGGCCCTCACTGGGCACGGCAGCCGGTTATCTGCTCGCCTTCACCCTGCTCGCGCAGACCCTCAAGTCCATGTCCGTGGGCACCGCCTACGCGATCTGGGCGGGCGTCGGGACCGCGGCGGTGGCCGCCATCGGCATGCTCTTCCTCGGGGAGTCCGCGAACGCCGTCAAGCTGGTGGGAATCGGTCTGGTCATCGTCGGCGTAATCCTCCTCAACGTCGGCGGCGCGCACTGATGGCCCGCCGCTACGACCCCGGGCGCCGGCAACGCATCGTCGACGCCGCGATACGGGTCGTCGCGAGCAAGGGCATCGCCGGGCTGAGCCACCGGTCCGTCGCGGCCGAGGCCGATGTGCCGCTCGGCTCGACGACGTACCACTTCACGACCCTCGACGAACTGCTGGTCGCCGCGCTGCGGCAGGCGGGCGAAGGCTTCGCGAAGGCGGTGGGCGCGCGCGGCGCGTTCGACGACCCGCGGGCCGATCTCGCCGGCGAACTCGCCGGGTTGCTGGGGGAGTGGCTGTCCGGGGACCGTACCGGCGTGGAGCTGGAGTACGAGCTCTACCTGGCCGCGCTCCGTCGGCCCGCCCTGCGCCCCGTCGCCGCCGAATGGTGCGAGGGCCTGGCCGCCCGGCTGGCGCCGCGCACGGACCCGGTCACGGCGCGGGCGCTGGTGGCACTGATGGACGGCATCTGTCTCCAGGTGCTGCTGACGGGCGTGGAGTACGACGCGGTGTACGCGCGGGAGATGCTGGCGCGGGTCATCGCGGGCCGGACCTGACGGTGGCCAGCGCCGTCTCGACGCCCGCCACGATGTCCGTGACCGGGTAGGCGACCTGACGGACCGTACGGTCGCGCTCCACGACCAGCGTCAGCCGCTTCAGACGGCTGACGCCCGCCGCCCGGAACGTCGGCAGGCGCAGCGCGGCCGCCAGGGTCAGGTCCGCGTCCGACAGCAGCGGGAAGTCCAGCCGCTCCGAGTCGGCGAACGCCCGCTGTTCGTCCGGGCGCTGGACGGAAACCCCGCGCACGCTCGCCCCGGCGGCGGTGAACTCGGCCGACCGGTCGCGGAACGTGCGGGATTCCAGGGTGCAGCCGGGGGCGCCGGGGATCTCGGACCAGCCGGGCGGATACGACTCGGGGCGGGCGTACGCGCCCGGGAAGCAGTACAGGACGGTGTACGGCGTGTCCGCGACCGGGTCGCGCGAGTCGCCGTTCAGGTCGAGGAGCCGAAGCTCCGGCAGGCGCGTGCCGACGAGTCCGTGCACGCGCTCGGCCTCGCGTGAGACCTCCGCCGCTGTCGCCGTCGTCTCGCCGTCTCCGAGCAGCCAGGTGTCGCCCCAGTCCTGGAGGGAGATCAGTACGGGCAGCAGGGCTCGGCCGCGCCGGGTGAGGCGGTACTCGTACCGGACGGGCCGGTCCTGGTACGCCTCGCGCGTCAGTACGTCCGCGTCGACCAACAGCCGCAGCCGCTCGGCGAGCACCTTGCGGGACATGCCGGTCTCCGCCTGGAGCGCGTCGAAGCGGTGCACCCCGCGGGCCGCGTCGCGCACGATCAGCAGGGTCCACCAGTCGCCGACGACGTCGAGGGCCCGGGCGATGGCGCAGTCGGCGTCGTCGAGGCGGGTGCGTTGTGCCATGGCTCTCATGCTGGCATAGTCCAGTGAGTTCCCAAAGGGAACGCACTCGTACGCACGCAGGGGGCGGGGCAGGTTGGGGTCACTTCGGGACGTACCCAAGGCCGTACGGCACTTGGCGTTCGGCATCTTCTTCAACAGTGCCGTCGCCTTCACCTTCATCTATCTCTTCGTGTACCTGACGGACGAGCGCGGCCTGGCCGTCGCACAGGCGGGCGTCATCAGCGGCATCGGGGGCGTGGGCCTGGTCGCGGGAAACTTCACCGCGGGCTGGTTCGGCGACCGCTTCGGCCACCGGCGCACACTGCTGACCGCATCCGTCCTCGCCGGCGCCGGGCTGGTCGCGCTGCCCGCCCTGCCGGACCCGCTCCTGTACGCCGTGCTGCCGCTGGCCCAGTACGCCCAGGGCGCCGTGCGCGCCGCGAACTCCGCACTCATCGCGGTCTCCGTGCCCGACGGCTCGCGCCGCCAGGGCTTCGCCGTGATGCGGGTGGCCGGGAACGCGGGCTTCACGGTCGGGGCGCCGCTCGGGGCGCTGGTGTCGGCCGAGTTCTCGTACACGGTGATCTTCGTCGCGGACGGCATCGGCACGTTGCTCTTCGCTCTGTACGCGGCGATGGTCCTTCCCCTGGCCCGCCCCGCCGCCCGGCGCCACGAGAGCCGGCCCGCGCCGGGTGTCTGGCGGGAGCTGCGGGCGCGCCCGGCCGTCCTCGTCCTCCTCGTGTCCGTCTTCTTCGCGGACATCGTCTACCGGCAGCTGTTCTCCACCGTCCCGGTCTTCCTCGGCGACCACGGCATGGACACCCGCGCGTACGGCTGGCTGATCGCCGTCAACGGAGCGGTCATCCTCTGCCTGGAACTCCCGGCGACCGTCGTCCTGCGCGGGCATGCGCCCCTGACGATCGTGGGCGCCGGCCTGGTCCTGGTCGGCCTGGGCTACGGCGCGCTGACGCTGGGCGCCTCGGTCCCGGTGGCCCTGGCGATGATGCTGCTGCTCACGGCGGGCGAGATCCTCTACAAGACCCCGGCGACGGCGTACGTCGCGGACCATGCGCCCGATCACGCGCAGGGCCGGTTCCAGAGCCTGTACGCCGGTGTCTCGGTCAGCGGCGTCATCCTCGCCCCACCGCTGGGAGGCGCCCTGTACGCGACGGCGCCCGCCCTGCTCTGGCCGCTGAGCGCGGCGCTGGCGCTGGCGGCGGGCGGTGCGGTGATCGCGGCGGGGCGGCCGGGCCGCGCGACGGCCGGCCCGTCCCACGGCCCGCCCCTCCCCGACCCGAGCCGGGGCGCTGCCCCGGACCCCGGCCCCCCAGCGCCGGACGGGCCGAAGTCAGCCGCACGAGGAATGTCTCCGCATACGGAGCAGGCGGGCGCGGGCGATAGAGCGGGGAAAACGAACCCGTCCGGCGGCTGAGGGCCGGGACCGGGCCGGCGCCCAGGGGGGCGGGCGCCCGGCATCCGGGACCGGTTCGCCTCGACACGCCCGAGCCGGTTAGCGTTCGGGCATGACCGATACGACTGCTACTCGCACCACCGGCGCTGTCGCCGCCGGCCTCGCCACCCTCGCCGCGGACGGCACCGTCCTCGACACCTGGTTCCCCGCCCCCGAGCTCGTCGCCGAGCCCGGCCCCGCCGGCACCGAGCGCCTCACCGCCGAGCGCGCCGCCGAGCTGCTCGGCGCCTCCGCGCCGAAGACCCTCGGCCCGGACGCCCGCCGCGGCGTCGAGGTCGTCGCCGTCCGTACGGTCATCGCCTCGCTCGACGACAAGCCGCTGGACGCCCACGACGCGTACCTGCGCCTGCACCTCCTGTCGCACCGCCTGGTCCAGCCGCACGGCCAGAACCTCGACGGTGTCTTCGGTCTCCTCGCCAACGTCGCCTGGACCTCGCTCGGCCCGGTCGCCGTCGACCAGCTGGAGACGGTACGGCTGAACGCCCGCGCCGAGGGCCTGCACCTCCAGGTGACCTCGGTCGACAAGTTCCCGCGCATGACGGACTACGTCGCCCCCGCGGGCGTCCGTATCGCGGACGCGGACCGGGTCCGCCTCGGCGCGCACCTGGCCTCCGGAACCACCGTCATGCACGAGGGCTTCGTCAACTTCAACGCCGGCACCCTCGGCACCTCCATGGTCGAGGGCCGCATCTCGGCGGGTGTCGTCATCGGCGACGGCTCCGACATCGGCGGCGGCGCGTCCACCATGGGCACCCTCTCCGGCGGTGGCAACGTCCGCATCACCATCGGCGAGCGCTGCCTGGTCGGCGCCGAGGCGGGCGTGGGCATCGCGCTCGGCGACGAGTGCGTCGTCGAGGCCGGCCTGTACGTCACGGCGGGCACCCGCGTCACCATGCCCGACGGCCAGATCGTCAAGGCCCGCGAGCTCTCCGGCGCCAGCAACATCCTCTTCCGCCGCAACTCGGTCACGGGCACCGTCGAGGCCCGCCCGAACAACGCGGTCTGGGGCGGCCTGAACGAGATCCTCCACAGCCACAACTGATCACGTACGACTACGTCGGCGCTGATCAGCAATGAGCGCCCTTCCGGGTCCCGAGACGGCCCCAGAAGGGCGCTCTGGAGTGTGACAGCCGACTCCTCGGACTTGATGCCGACCGGTCGCCGATTCACCTACGGCACAGTTACGAAGGATTGAGATTCACTGCCACTCCGCCGCTGAAAAATGAGTCGTGCAGCTCAATTTTGACGGGCTTGACGTTCTTGGGAACGTCGAACACGACTATGCCCTTCACCTTGTTGCCCGGATTGATTTCATTGAGGAACGACTGGCTTTCATCCAGGTATACGGCTGCCGTCGTGTCCGCACTGAATTCGCGGTCTTCCGCGTCGAACAACTTTTGAGCACTTCCATCGAAGAGTTGCGCCTCGTCGCCGATGTTCTCGACGTCCATGCACACGAGGACGAACTGACCCTGGGCCTTCTTGTCGAACTCGTCGCCGACTTCCTCGACCCCCGGAATGACCTTGGTGACGGTGAACTCGAACTTGCCGTCACGCACGGGGTCCCCGATCCCCGGCTCCTGTGCCTTCTGCTTGGGATTTTCCGGCCTCTCGTCACACAAGGTCGTTGCGGTGAGAGCCTGTACGCCGCTGACGTTTCCTTCCGCGCCGCTGCTCGAGACGGCGGGCATGGTGATGAGGGCGATGGCCGCGATCGGAGCTATGAGGTATGTGTGGCACCTTCCCCATTTTCCTTGGTTTTTCTCGGCCATGATGATCTCCTGCACATCTGAGCCCCCGGCGTGCCTTGGTGGGGGCCTGCTCGCAGTTCCATCATTCGCTCATTCGCTCAGTCGTGCCAGTGACCGTGGTGTCGAAGCGGGCAATTGCGATCTGCGTATTTCTGGTCACCGAGCGTGGCGTTGTTCTGCGGCCTATTGCTGCTGCCCACACCGGTCGCCTTCGGCGCGGGTCGCTTCGGTAACTCAGGGCTTGATTTCGGCTCGACGAAGTCGGCGTCGCCCGTCGCCGACGGGCGCGGCGCATGGTGTCCGCGAGCTGCCGCCGTACCGGACGCGTCTCTGTACGCCGTACGCGCCGTCTGAACCGCACTCACACGGATGACCTTGCGTTACCTGTGGGCCGTTCGGGTGGATAAGCAGGGCGGACAATCGGCTCGGCACACCGGACGACGAATCAGGGCGAGGGAACGGCATGACGGCACAACAGGCACGGGTACTGGCTCGTTGGATCACCGGATGCGGCGCGGTTCTCATGGCGGTGGGGCTGCCCGCAGCGGCCGCGCACGCCGACGAGACGCACAACAACGGGCACAACGGGCCCCGGGTGATGCTGATTTCCACCGGCCAGATCGACGACCCGCTGGAGGACGTCCTGGAGCACGCGACGGTCCTCGGCCGGACCTACATGGCGGGCTGACGCAGCCCGGTCAGCTCCTCGTACGCCTTGAGCAGCCCGTCGACCGTCTCCCGGCCGGCGGGCCGCAGCGGTTCCCTGACCGGGCCGGCCGGCAGCCCGAGCGCGCCGAGCAGCCCCTTCGCCGTGACGGTGCCGGGCAGGCCCGATGCCATCGCGAGCGTGATGAGGGGCACCGTGCGCCGGTGGGCGAGGGCCGCGCCCGCCGTGTCCCCGGCGTCGTAGGCGTCGAGGACGGCCCGCATGGCGCGGGGCGCGCAGTTGGCGACCGTACTGACATAGCCCGCGCCGCCCACCGCGTAGAGCGGCAGGTTCAGTTCCTCGCTGCCCGAGTAGTAGGCGAGATCCGTGCGCGCGAGAACGGTGGCGGCGGCGAGCAGGTCGTAAGCGCAGTCCTTGACCGCGCGGATGCGCGGATGCCCGGCGAGCCGCAGCATGGTCTCGACCTCGATGCGGGTGCCGGTACGGCCGGGGATGTCATACAGCATCAGCGGTACGCCGACCGCGTCCGCGACCCGCCGGAAATGGGCCTCCACGGCGTCCTGCGGCGGACGGCTGTAGTACGGCGTGACCACCAACAGGCCGTCCGCGCCCGCACGTTCCGCCGCCCGGGCCAGTTCGACCGTGTGGCGGGTGTCGGCGCTCCCTACGCCCGCCAGAACCGACGCCCGGTCACCTACCGCTTCCGAAACGGCTCGTACGAGCGCGCTCTTCTCGGCGTCGGTGGTGGTCGGGGACTCGCCGGTGGTGCCGTTCAGGACGAGCCCCTCGCAGCCGCCCCCGGACACCAGGCGGTCGGCGAGCGACTGGGCGCCGTCGAGGTCCAGGGCCCCTGCCGGGGTAAAGGGCGTGATCATTGCGCACAGGGCGCGGCCGAAAGGGCCTGCTGCGGTCATACGGGAAGTCTCGTCGGCCCAACGGTGAAGGTCCACTTAGATTTTCTTCGGTCCGCGGCAAGCATTGCTAAACAATGGGAGTCCGCCACGGCTGTGTGCGGTGGAGGCGGACCAGGCGAGGGCGGAGGTGGCGGACACTTGCTGTGACAACCGGGTGGGGGAGTGTGGGGAGACGTGGGCATGCGCGGAGCCGGTGCGGCAGTCGTCTGGGCGGTCGCGGGGATGCTGGCGCTGTCGGGGTGCGCGTTCCTCGTACCCGACGGCGAGGGGGAGGCGAAGCCGACCCCTGCGGCGAAGCCGGTTCCGGCGCGGAGCGCCACGGCCGCCCCTGCCCCGCCGCTTCCCGTCTCCCCCTCGGCGGAGCCACGGGGGGCCGGCTGTTCGTCCGACGCCCCCGAAGTGTCCATGGGCGAGGTGCAGGCGGCCCTCGGCCACCGGGCCGTCGGGCTCACCCTGACCAACTGCGGCAAGGACCCCTACCAGGTCTTCGGCTACCCGAGCGTGCAGGCACTGGGTACCGACGGCAAGGTGCTGGACGTCTGGGTGAAGCGCGGTTCCTCGTACATGGGCACCGACAAGGGCCCCACCTTGGTGATCCTCGCCGCGGGTGAAAGCGTGCGGTCGCTCCTTTCCTGGACGAGCAATCCCGAGACCGGACGGCTCCAGCAGGCGTCTGCCCTCAGGATCGCCCCGGCCGCCGGCGAGGCGGCGCGGAGGTTTCCGCTGGAGGGCAGCGATGTCCGTACGGTGGACGAACTCACCCTGACCGCCTGGCACGCGGCCGCCACCGGCTGATCCCGGGCCGGCGTCAGAGTGCGGGCTCGCGGCCGTCGTGGCGAAGCTTGACCTCAACCGCGCTTCGGGTTTGAGGATGGTGAGCACGAGAACGCGCCGAACCGGCGCGTCGAGTGAGGAGGCCAAGCCATGTCCGTACGAGGCGCACAGGTCAACACCCGTCCTCAGATAGGGCGTTCGGACGCCGGAGTCGTGCTGGTCAGTACCTGGCGGACCGGTACGCCCGAGCGCCGGCAAGCCGCCGTGGAGGCTGTCTCGAAGACGTGGCGGAGCCGCCCGTGGCCGGACCCGGGACTGCTGTCGTACAGCGTGTACACCGGCGAGGACGATGACACCCTGCTGCACTACTCGCAGTGGCGCGGCCTGGAGGACTACCACGCGTTCGTCGCCACCTTCCGGGACGAGCGCAACGCCGAGATCGACGCGGCCGTGCCCGGGATCGAGCGGGTGGAGCTGCGTGCCTACGAGATGTACCGGAGCACTGAACTCGCGCCCGGCGGAGCAGACCGCGAGCCGGGCTGCGTCGTGATCGTCGACGTCGAGTTCGACGGGCCCGACGCGGCCCGTCAGCGGGACTGGGTGGACACCGTGTTCGAGGCGCTGGCGACGGACCCCGGCCTGCACCCGGGTGGGATCGCCGGGCACTTCCACGTCAGTACGGACGGGACGCGCGTCCTCAACTACGCCGAGTGGGAGAGCGCCGAGGCGCACATCGAGGCGCTGGGCGGGACCGGCGGCGTGGGCGCGGTGACACCGCAGTGGCAGAAGGTGCACGGCTACCCGGGGGTGACCGGCGGCGGGGTGAAGCGCTACACGCCCGCGCTCAGCCTGAGCGCGGGCGTGCGGGAGGCGTCCTGAGGACCACGAACGCACGGTCCCCTGAGGGTTACGGGCGGCCGGCGCCCTGAGGGCTACGGGCGGAAGCGGAGGACCTGGGGGTCGTGGTCGCTGTTCTGCTCGGCGAACTCCGCGTTGATGTGCACGCTGTCGTAGCTGAACTTCCCGATCGACGGGCTGGTCAGGATCTGGTCCAGGACCTGGCTGTTGCCCTGGAAGACGTACGAGTAACGCTCCGAGCGCGGCAGAGACTTGACCGCCGGGTACAGCGCGCCGTCCGCCGTCAGCGCCTTCGTCGTCGCCGAGAACTCGAAGTCGTTGATGTCACCGAGGACGAGCACGTCGGCGTTGCGCTGCGCCTTCAGGATGTCCTTGACGAACGCGTTCACCGACTGCGCCTGCTCCAGCCGCTTGACCTCCGACTTGCGCACCGGCGGCTGGTGGTGCGACGCCAGACCCTCGTCGCCGCCCTTCGAACCGAAGTGGTTGGCGATGACGAAGACCGTACGGCCGCGGAAGGTGAACTCGCCGGCCAGCGGCTTGCGGCTGTTCTCCCAGGCCGCGTTCGCCGGGTCGATGCGGCCGGGGGAGAGGGTCAGGGCCGCGCGGCCCTTCTCCTGTACGACGGCGGTCGCGGTGGTGGCGTCGCCGGCCCCGCGGTCGGTGAAGGCGACCCGCTCGGGGTTGAAGAGGAACACCTGGCGGATGTTGCCGCCGGGCTCGCCGCCGTCCTTGTTGTTGACCGGGTCGACCGTGCGCCAGGCGTACGACGGACCGCCGGCGGCGGCGATCGCGGCCGTGAACTTCTTCAGCGTCTCCTCGGCGGAGACCGTGCCGTCGTTCTTGGCGCCGTTGTCGTCCTGGATCTCCTCCAGGGCGAGGATGTCGGGCGAGGCGAGGTTGTCCACGACCGCCGCCGCCAGCGCGTCGAACTTGTCCTGCGGGTCGCCCGGGTCCAGGTTCTCGACGTTGTACGTCGCCACCGCCAGCTCGCCGCGGCGCTGCGGCCGGGTCGACTCGCGCTCCAGGCCCCGGTCGGTGACCGTGCCGAGCGTACGGGCGGTCAGCGTGTAGCCGCCGAACTGGTTGAAGTCCAGGGGGCCTTCGGTCGTACCCGAGAGCACGTCGCCGACGTTCGCCTTCGGGAACGGCTGCTGGGACACGGGCGCGAGCTGCTGGATCTGGAGCCGGCCGGTGTTCTGCGAGGTGTACGAGCCGTAGACCGCGCCGCCGCGCCGGTTGTCGTTCTCGTGCGGCTTCACCGTGACCCACAGCTCCGCGTACGGGTCGGTCGCACCGACCACGCGCGACGAGCCGATGCGGATGCTGGTGCCCTCCAGCGACTCGTAGTAGTCCAGGGCGTACGCCGACGGGTTCAGCGGCAGCGCGTTGATGCTGCCGCCCGCCGCCGGGTCGCCCTCGGGGGCGTACGCGGACGGAACGGACTTCGCGGAGACGGCGACCGGCGCGGGCAGCGCGTTGCCCGAGGAGACCACGGTCACGGCCGGCTTGGAGATCTGGGTGAGCGACTGGTTGCCGGAGGCCGTGCCGCCGGGGATGTATTCGCCGACCGTGCCGGACACCTTGACCGCGTCGCCGACGGCGACGGTGGGCGCGGAGCCGGTGAAGACGAAGATGCCCTCGCTGGTGGCCGCGTCGGCGTCGGCCTCGGTGTCCTGGAACCAGAAACCCTTCGAGCCGTACGTCCGGACACCGGTGACGATGCCGGACACGTCGGTGACCTGCTGCCCCACGAGCGGGGATATCCGGGTCGTGCCCTGGATGTCGTGAATGCGGGTCTGCGCGGGCGCGGTCGCGGAGACGGTGGCGCTGGCGGACGCGGAGGACGAGCTCGCCAGAAGGCCGGCAGCCAGTGCGGAGGCTACGACGGCCGCGACCGCGGCGGATCTCGGGAGGGAGGAGGAACGGGCTGTCATCACGTGGCTCCGAGTACGAGGGATGAGGGGTGAAGCGTGGTTCTACGCGTGGTTCTACGCGCGTCAATCTCTTGTGTGGGCCGGGGGGTTGTCAAGGGCCGCCGGGTGTACGGGTCCTGACGGGTACATGAAGCCGGTGGTGCAGGGGCGATTACGTCTACGCTGGGGGCCGCCCGACCCGTATGCGCCAAGGAGAACCCCCAGATGTCCGGTGACCGCCCGACCCTGCCGCCGGTGCGGCTCCACTCCGACGCCGAACTGGCGCGGGAGGCGCTCACCTCACCGCTGCTCGCACGTGCCGCGCGGCTCGCCCGGTGGGCGGGTCCCGCGACCCGGGTCGGCGCGGGCGGCGAACTCGTCGACGAGCAACTCCCGAAGGCCGCCGGGCACCTCGGGCTCAGCGCCGACGAGGAGGGTGCGGCCGAGGCGAGCGAGGCATGGCGGCTCGCCGTCGACACGGGGCTGGTCGAGGTGACGGACGCCGAGGAGGGCGCCGGAGGCGTGGAGGGCGTGGAAGGTGACGCCGACGCGGTCGCCGCCGTCACGGCCGGGGAGAACCTGACGCTGCTCACCGCCGGAAGCCCCCAGGACGTACTCGCCATCTGGCTCGACGCCTTCGACGCCGTCTTCGCCGACGCGACGGCGCCGGTCCTGGACGACCTCGCCGAAGCCATCGACGAGGACGGACAGATCGACCTCGACGCGCTGGACTGGGACCCGGAGGCGGAAGCGGAGTTCCTGGAGGGCGTGCTCGGGAACCTGTACCTGCTGACCGTCTCCGAGGGGGCGGTGGAAGGGCCGGTTCCACTGCCCGCGCTCGCCGCCTCGATGATCGTGCCGGAGGACATGGGCGAGCCCACCGACGACGTACTGGAGCAGGTGTCGGACGCCATGATGCGGCTCGACGACCAGTTCCGGGTACTGGAGCCGATCGGGCTCGTCGTCTACCGGCCGGTGGACGAGGCGCTGATGGCGGAGGAGGGAGCGGAGCCCGAGCCGCCCGTCGACGACGAGGACGTGTCCCGGTACGGAATGGTGGGGCTGACCCCGCTCGGTCTGTACGGGGTCAGGGCCCGCATGCTCGAAGCGGGCATGGACGCGCCCGCGGTCGGCGATCTCGCGGACAAGGGCGCCGAGGCACTGCTCGACGGCATCGCGTACTTCCCCGAGGTGTCGGCCGGCGCCGAGACGCAACTGTGGCTGGCCCGGCGCGAACCGGCGGCGGCGGCGCGGGAGTTGCTCGCCGCAGCGCGGGGTACCGACAAGGGCGCGCCGCTGCGCAGGCTGCGCAGTCAGCAGGCGCTGTCGCTGGTCGGCCAGGAGGCGGAGGACGCGGTCCGCGAGGTGCTCGACGACGCGGAACTGGGCGGCCTGGCGCGGGTCTGGCTCGCCGAGCACGGCGCGTCGGACGTGCCGCCGCCGCCCGAGCCGATGATCTTCTGGCTCGCGATCGACACGATCGCGGCGCAGCTCGACGCGGCCGGCGAACCGGACGAGCTCCAGGGCCTGGTGGCGGGGCTGACCGGCCGGCACAGCGGCTTCTTCGACGCGGCGTGGCGGGTGGACCACCCGGCCACGGCGGACGTCCTGGAGGCGATGGGCCGACTGCACCCGGACAAGAAGGCGGCGAAGGAAGCACGCAAGGCGGCGTTCAAGGCGAGGTCCCGCCGGGCGGGTTGAGGGATGGCGGCGCGGGTGCGTGGAGTGTGCGGCGCGGGTGAGTGGGGGTGGGGGCGCGCGTGCGTCGGGCGGGGCGCGGGTGTGTGAGGAGGGCC is part of the Streptomyces agglomeratus genome and encodes:
- a CDS encoding endonuclease/exonuclease/phosphatase family protein, which gives rise to MTARSSSLPRSAAVAAVVASALAAGLLASSSSASASATVSATAPAQTRIHDIQGTTRISPLVGQQVTDVSGIVTGVRTYGSKGFWFQDTEADADAATSEGIFVFTGSAPTVAVGDAVKVSGTVGEYIPGGTASGNQSLTQISKPAVTVVSSGNALPAPVAVSAKSVPSAYAPEGDPAAGGSINALPLNPSAYALDYYESLEGTSIRIGSSRVVGATDPYAELWVTVKPHENDNRRGGAVYGSYTSQNTGRLQIQQLAPVSQQPFPKANVGDVLSGTTEGPLDFNQFGGYTLTARTLGTVTDRGLERESTRPQRRGELAVATYNVENLDPGDPQDKFDALAAAVVDNLASPDILALEEIQDDNGAKNDGTVSAEETLKKFTAAIAAAGGPSYAWRTVDPVNNKDGGEPGGNIRQVFLFNPERVAFTDRGAGDATTATAVVQEKGRAALTLSPGRIDPANAAWENSRKPLAGEFTFRGRTVFVIANHFGSKGGDEGLASHHQPPVRKSEVKRLEQAQSVNAFVKDILKAQRNADVLVLGDINDFEFSATTKALTADGALYPAVKSLPRSERYSYVFQGNSQVLDQILTSPSIGKFSYDSVHINAEFAEQNSDHDPQVLRFRP